ACATATGAAATATATTGTAGTTTTAGGAGATGGGATGGCAGATTATCCTGTAAAAGAATTAAATAACAAAACACCGATTCAATATGCGAGTACTCCTACTATTGATTATATGGCAAAGCACGGTACTATCGGTATGGTTAAAACTGTGCCAGAGGGTATGCCTCCGGGAAGTGATACGGCGAACATGGCTGTTTTTGGTTATAACCCCTTTGTGTATTATAGTGGACGGTCACCCTTTGAAGCAGCAAGTATGAGAGTTCCATTGCTAGATACAGATATTGCCTTTAGATGTAATTTGGTAACAGTGTCAGAAGGCGAGCCATACGCGGAAAAAATTATGCTAGATCATAGTGCTGGTGAAATAACAACAGAAGAATCAAGTGAATTAATAAGTGCATTAATAAGTGCATTAAGTGAGTATTTAAGCACTGAGACAATAAAATTCTATCCAGGCATTAGCTATAGACATCTTATGATATGGGCCAGGGGTCCCTATGAATGGAAGCTTACGCCACCTCATGACATTCTAGGTAAAAAATTAAAAGATTATATGCCTAAAGGTTTGAATAGTGAAGTAATTGAAGAGATGACAAAGAAAAGTAGTCAATTTTTATCTCAGCATGATATAAATAAAAAAAGAGTGGCAAAAGGATTAAACCCAGCTAACTCCATATGGATTTGGGGTGAAGGTAAGAGGCCACTTTTATCTAGCTTTTATGATAAATATAATTTGAAGGGCTCTGTAATTTCTGCAGTTGATTTAATAAAAGGAATAGGATTGTGTGCAGGGTTAGATGTTATTGATGTAAAAGGTGCCACGGGGAATATTGATACTAATTATATAGGCAAAGCAAAAGCCGCAATGGCAGAGCTTGCAAAGGGAAATGATTTTGTATATATTCACGTTGAAGCACCAGATGAATGTGGACATAGACAAGAAATAGAAAATAAATATAAGGCTATAGAATATATAGACAACCAAATAGTAAAGGTTATTAGTGATGAAATGGAGAGAATAGGTGAAGATTATAAAATGATAATACTTCCTGATCATCCTACACCACTAGCTCTCAGGACACATACAAGTGATCCCGTTCCATTTTTAATATACCAAAGTAATGATGAGAAGGACAACCCTAATGGATGTTATGATGAATTCGCAGCAAAAGACACAGGTTTATATTTTCCAGAAGGATATAGGCTAATGGATTATTTTTTAAAAGGTATTAGGTAGGGGGAAAGAATATTATGAAACAAATATATTATAAGAGTACTAGAGGAAATGAAAAGGGAGTAACTTCTGCAGAAGCTATTTCAAGGGGACTTAGCGCCGATGGTGGACTTTTTGTACCAACATCAATACCAAAGTTAAATATCCAGCTTAAAGAATTGATGCGTATGAATTATAAACAGTTAGCGTTAACTATAATGAAGGAATTCCTAACGGATTATGAGGAAGACGAGTTAAAGGAGTGTATACATAAGGCTTATGATGAAAAATTTGATACGCATATGATTGCACCTCTAGTAAAACAAAGTAGAACATATTTTTTAGAGTTATACCATGGACCTACTTTAGCATTTAAAGATATGGCCCTATCCATACTACCACACTTATTAAAAACCGCAGTAAAAAAGCTAAATAACAATAAAGAGATGGTTATTCTTACTGCCACCTCTGGAGATACAGGAAAAGCTGCCTTGGAAGGCTTTGCAAATGTGGAGGGTACAAAGATAATAGTGTTTTTCCCAGAGCAGGGTGTAAGTGAGATTCAAAAGAGGCAGATGGTAACACAAACTGGAGATAACACCTTTGTTATAGGCATTAAGGGGAACTTTGATGATGCACAAAATGGAGTTAAACAGATACTTACGGATGATAATCTTCTGGAAAAATTAGAGGAAAAAAATAGTATGTTTTCATCAGCTAATTCAATAAACATAGGGAGGCTAATACCTCAAGTTGTATATTATTTTTATGCCTATACTCAGTTATATAATATGGGGGATATCAAAATAGGGGAAGAGATAAATTTTTCTGTCCCTACAGGTAATTTTGGTAATATATTGGCAGGATACTATGCAAAAAAAATGGGACTACCAATTAAAAAGTTAATTTGTGCTTCAAATGAAAATAAGGTTTTATTTGATTTTATAAATACCGGAACCTATGATAAAGTAAGGGACTTTGTAATTACTATGTCTCCTTCAATGGATATATTGATTTCAAGTAATCTTGAAAGGTTGCTATATTCTATCAGTGGGCAAAATACAGAAGTAATAAAAAACCTTATGGAAGATCTTAATGTAAATGGTAAATATGAAATTGATAGTACAATGATAAAAGAATTAGTGGACTTCTATGGAGGTTACGCAACGGAGGAAGATACTTCTAAGGCAATAACTGAAGTTTACAAAACTGCTAATTATGTAATTGATACCCATACAGCAGTATCCTATGCAGTTTATCAAAAGTATTTAGAAGAGACAAAAGATACTACAAAAACAGTTATTATTTCTACTGCAAGCCCTTATAAATTTACACCGGATGTTATGAAATCAATAGATGCAAAATATATAGGGTTAAATGATTTTGAATTAATAAAGCAGCTGAGCAAAATAACAAATCTTGATATTCCAGCAGGGATAGTGGATTTAGATAAGAGGCCTGTGCTTCACAAAACTAAATGTGAAAAGGATGAAATGCAAAGGCAAATAGAAAAGATTCTTAACTTATAAAATTATAAAATAGTAAGGGGCAGAAGTTATGGAAGTTATAGTTGCAAAATTTGGTGGAAGCTCATTATGTGATAGTGAGCAATTTAAAAAAGTAAAGGATATTGTTTTGTCCGATAGTAGGCGGGCCTATGTTGTGCCATCAGCCCCAGGTAAAAGAAGCAAAGCTGATTATAAAATCACAGATCTTTTATATTTATGTCATGAACATGTGGAAAAGTCACTACCCTTTGATGAATTATTTAAATTAATCCAGGAAAGATATACTGTTTTATGTAGTGAATTAAATCTTTCATTAGATATTTCAAAATATTTAAGGGAACTTAAGGAAAAAATAATTAATGGAGCCTCAGAGGCGTATGTAGCAAGTAGGGGAGAATATTTTAATGGTTTAATATTAGCTGAATATTTGGGGTATGAATTTATTGATGCTGCAGAGATTATTGTTTTTAAGAAAAGTGGACGTTTGGACGAGAAAGCAACCTATGATGCTGTAAATAAAGGATTGTCCCAGGTAAAAAAAGCGGTAATACCAGGATTTTATGGTGCCTCCACAGATGGAGAAATAAGAACCTTTTCAAGAGGAGGTTCTGACATTACAGGAGCAATAATTGCTAAGGGAGTATGGGCACTAGTTTATGAAAATTGGACAGATGTGGCAGGCTTTTTAATGGCAGATCCTAATATTGTGAGTAACCCCAAACATATTGAAGAGGTAACCTATAAAGAACTTAGAGAACTTTCATATATGGGGGCAAATGTTTTTCATGAAGAGGCGATTTTTCCTGTTAAGAATAATGGAATCCCAATAAATATAAGAAATACTAATAACCCAATGGAAAAGGGGACCACTATTTTAAATGATAAATTAGAAGTTAAAGCTGGGAATATAACAGGCATTGCGGGAAAAAAAGATTTTACAGTAATAGCAATTGAAAAAACCCTTATGAATAGGCATATAGGCTACTTACGAAGGATTCTATCAATTCTTGAAAATAATAATGTAGCCTTCGAGCATATACCATCAGGGATAGATTCAATTTCATTGGTAATTGACGATGCTCAGTTAGACAATAAACTTGATATAATATTAGAAGAAATTGAAAATCAATGTAAACCAGATTCTTTAGTAGCCTATCCTAATATGGCCTTAATAGCAGTAGTTGGAGAAGGTATGATAAGAACTAAAGGAATATCTGCTAAATTATTTAGTGCCTTATCAAAAAATAATATAAATATTAGAATGATTAATCAAGGGTCTAGTGAATTAAGTATTTTTGTTGGTATAGAAAATGAGGATTTTGAAAATGCAATTAGAGCTGTGTACAAAACCTTTGAAAATTAATCATCACTTGACCTACTGTAATAATAAATTTCAACTATGAGGGGGGAGATCAATATGGAAAAAGTAAAGATAGCAATTTTAGGTTTTGGAAATGTTGGCACAGGTGTTTGGAAAATACTCCAGGAAAATAAAAAAGAAATAATGAAACGTTCGAATTACGAAATAGAGGTAGCTAAAATATTAGTAAAAGACATAAATAAAAAAAGAGATATACAGGTATCTAAGGAAATATTAACAGACGATATTGATGATATTATTAATGATGAAAGTATTAAAATTGTGGTTGAACTTATTGGAGGATGCGGTGAGGCTAAGGATTATATGATACGCGCCATGAAAGCTAAAAAGAATATCGTAACTGCTAATAAACTAGTTATTGCAAACTGGAGCAACGAGTTATTCAAAATAGCTGAGGAAGAAAAGGTATTATTTTATTATGAAGCAAGTGTGGCTGGGGGAATTCCAATAATAAGAGAAATTAATGAGAGCCTTACAGCCAATAGAATTCAGCAGATAATTGGAATTATAAATGGAACAACTAATTATATATTAAGTAAAATGACTAATGATGGAATTAGCTTTGAAGAGGCATTAAAAGAGGCTAAGGAAAAGGGTTATGCTGAAGCAGACCCAACCTCTGATGTAGAAGGTTATGATGCAGTGTATAAGCTTGCTATAATGGCTTCATTATCCTTTGGAACTAAGGTTAATCATGATGCTATTTATAGAGAAGGAATAAGTAATATTAGTTCACTGGATATAGAATATGCTAAAAAATTTGGCTATACAATAAAGTTACTTGCAATAGCAAAAGAGGAAAATAACAAATTAGAGCTAAGGGTACATCCAACATTAGTTCCTTCTAACCACCCAATGGCAAATGTAAATGATGTATTTAATGCGATTATGATAAAAGGAAATGCAGTGGGAGAACTAATGTTATATGGAAGAGGAGCTGGAGATTTACCAACTGGAAGTGCAGTTGTAGGAGATATAATATCTATACTTAGAAACAATGTAAAGCAAGCGGACGTAAGTGACACAAATGAGGAAGTGGATTTTAAAGAAATAAAAAAACCAGAGCAAAATGAATCAGAATTCTATATCAGACTCAATGTTAAAGATAGAGCAGGAGTTTTAGGAGATACGGCTGCAATATTCGGGAAAAATAATGTTAGCATTATATCTATGACTCAAGATGTTAGGGATGAAGATGATGTACCACTTGCATTTATTACTCATAAAAGTGTAGAAGCGGATATAAGAAATTCCTTGGAAAAGATAAAACTACTTGAAAATGTCAATAGAGTAGAAAGTATAATAAGGATAGAATCATTTAATTAAAACATCAGAAACAGAAGTTGGTAAATTATTATCAACTTCTGTTTTCTGATTTTTGAAAAGTAATTTATTGACAAATAGTTCTAACATGTTATAATGTTTTATAATAAAAAGGATTAAATTAGTATTTATTGAATATTGATAGATAAAGATAATATATTAAGTAGGTGGAAGTATGGAATTTCTAACCATTGGTGAAAAAATTAAAAATCTGAGAAAAATTCTTGGAATAAGACAAGAAGAATTAACGACAATAGGTGTATCTAGAAACTTTATAAGCATGGTTGAAAATAATAAAAGAAAACTAAGCTTGAAAACTTCAGAATTGCTTATAAAAACGTTTAAATTAAAATCAAAGGAAATTGGGATGAACTTAGATATAGATAAAAAGTATTTACTAAAAAGTCCACAGGACGAAGCTATGGAATATTGTATCGAAAAAATAAACGATGACTTATTAATCGAGGAAATTGATAGTTTAATTGATATATGCAATCGGTATAATTTGTTCGATATCTTATCAACATTATATGTAAAAAAAGGAAATATATTATATAGTAGCAGTAAATATAGTGAGGCATTTACTCACTATTATGATGCTTTAGTTATTTATAATAGTATTAATAGTCTAGAAGATAAAGCTTTTATTTACAATAAATTAGGTAGATGTAGGTTGCAAACGTTGGAATATTTTGAAAGCATGAGTTTTTTTACAAAAGCATATAACTTATCACTTATTGGCAATTACAAATTAGTTAAAAAAAATTCGTTATATAATATATCACTGGTATATAAAAAATTAAATAAAATAGATGATGCGCTTGAGCATATAAATAAGTACATAAATATATGCGACTATGATATAGACTTTTTCGATATAATTGATGCTAGAATTTTGGAAGCAAATTGTTATTCATCTAAAAATGAGTACAATATAACTATACAAATTTATAAAGAAATATTAAATAAAAAGAATCAATTAAAAAATTCTATGTTAGGAAATATATACAATAATTTAGCATTAGCATATTTAGAAGTAAATGATTGTGAAAATTCATTGTTTTATTTTAATAAATCACAAGAACTCAGAGAAGTAAGTGATAAATCCAAATTGCATCGTACCTTAATATATAAGGCTAATGTGTTTATTAGAAATAAAATATTCAATGAAGCTACAAATCTTTTAACAAAAGGATTTGATATGTCAGTAGTATATAAGGATTTAGAGTATACAATATTGAGTTTTAATATGCTTGAAAAAATATATATAGATTTATGTGACAATAAGAGGTTAATTAACTTATATGAAGAAATGTTAGAAATATTAGGTTCAAGAGAGAATATCCAATCATTACTATTAATTTATACTAAAATATCTAATAAACTAGCACTTATAAATATTGAAAATAATGATATAGAAAAATGTAAAAACAGATTGCAAACTTTAAATAAACAAATAAATATGTAACCATTTTTTAAAAAAATATAGTTTCATATTACAATTAATGTTATAATTCAATTAGATGTAAATATTTATAAAAAATGGGGGGATTAATTATGAATAAAAAGTCTTTAAGAAATATGTTTTGTTGTATTATATTAGTTGTAGCAGTCGCGGTGTTTGGAATAATAAGTACAATGAATACAGAGGATCCAGATTCTAAAGGATTTAATGTTACATCAGTACACAATGTATAAACATAGGTATTTAAGGTAACAAAAAAATAAGTAACCCTATATTAATAGGGTTACTTATTTTTTAGTTTACGCCGACAGCATCCCAAGCTGCATTTATCGCAGCAACTTCTGATCCGCTTGCACCGTAAAGATCTGTTGCAGATTGAACAAGTGCAACTCTTGCATCGTGGAAGTTAGAAGCAGAAATTAAATAGTTAGCTAAAGCTCTGTAATAAATTTGTTCCGCTTTATTTATACCTACATTTGGATTAGAAGCTATAAGATAACAAGCTTTGTTTGGAATTCCACTATTTGTATGAACACCACCCCAATCTCCCGCTTGAGTATTAGGAGAAACTACAAATTTACTCATATTATCTGGATCTCCATATTTAGCAGGATTGGACATGTCTCTTAATGCATCGCCAGCTATATTAGGTGTCCAAATATCTTCACCCATTAGCCAATCAAATTTACTAGCTTGTCCATAACATTCAATGAATGCACCAAAAGTATCTGACAAAGATTCATTTAATGCTCCAGATTGAAATTCATATATGAGATTTGCTTCATTTTCATCTACGGCATGGGTCATTTCATGACCCACTACATCTAAAGCACCAGATAATGCAACAGCCTGAACGCCATCACCGTCCCCATAAATCATTTGAGTTCCATTCCAAAAAGCATTTACATAACTTCTAGAGTAGTGAACTGTAGATTTAATTCCCATACCTAATCCATCAAGACTATTTCTATTGAATTTAGATTTATAATAATCATATACAACTCCTGCATAAGCATGTGCATCTACAGCTGCTTTATCATTAATTGTGTTTGTAGTTGAAAAAACAGTAGTCCCAGGTGTTCTAGTGCCATTAGCAGCAGTAAAAGTAGTTATAAGAGCACCTTTTGTAGTGTCTACTAATTGATATTGAGTCTTTCCTTTTACAGTAGCCGTGTTAAGGTTTAATGTTTTGGTATCGCCAAGTACGCCGAGTCCTGTTCCTGTAGTAGCAACATTAGATATTTTATTGACTTGTTTTATTATAGTTCCATCTTCAGCATTTACAAAGAAGTTCCAATAACCTGGTGTTGGGGATAGGAAACTTAATGAAACTAAATAAACTGGAACATATTCATCATTTATATTGTATAAGTAAAGTTTGGTGGTTGGGGGTGCTTCAAGTTCATCAAATGTAACTTGTGCTTTTGCAATCTCAAGAGCTTTAGTTTCACCTATAAAATTTCCTTTATTTATTTTAGCATCTTTTGCATTAACATCATATTTACCATTTATAGCGTATACTTCACCATTTTGATTAAAGTGAATGATATACTCATTACCATAGACTGGAATACCTTTTACCATTTGTTGAGTTTTAATATGTTTAAAACCCAAGCTGTCATCACTTGATTTTAATTCTGCTAATTGATTCACAGAATCTTCAATTATAATGTTATTTTCTTTAAAGAATTGATGTACACCTTTCATGTCCTTTGACAATTGTTTTGATAATTTTCCCTTTTCAAAACCTGGTGGATTGCTTTCATTCCCCTTAGCATGTACAGGAAATACAAAACCTGAGAATAATAATGATGAAACAACAACTAAAGAAACCAATTTTTTTGATAACAAAATAAAACCCCCTTTTAGTTTTATATTTTTATTATAAACTATATACAATAAAAATGTAACTGAAATATTTAGACATTTGGTTACAACTTTTTGTTTTTAAAA
This DNA window, taken from Clostridium estertheticum, encodes the following:
- a CDS encoding cofactor-independent phosphoglycerate mutase → MKYIVVLGDGMADYPVKELNNKTPIQYASTPTIDYMAKHGTIGMVKTVPEGMPPGSDTANMAVFGYNPFVYYSGRSPFEAASMRVPLLDTDIAFRCNLVTVSEGEPYAEKIMLDHSAGEITTEESSELISALISALSEYLSTETIKFYPGISYRHLMIWARGPYEWKLTPPHDILGKKLKDYMPKGLNSEVIEEMTKKSSQFLSQHDINKKRVAKGLNPANSIWIWGEGKRPLLSSFYDKYNLKGSVISAVDLIKGIGLCAGLDVIDVKGATGNIDTNYIGKAKAAMAELAKGNDFVYIHVEAPDECGHRQEIENKYKAIEYIDNQIVKVISDEMERIGEDYKMIILPDHPTPLALRTHTSDPVPFLIYQSNDEKDNPNGCYDEFAAKDTGLYFPEGYRLMDYFLKGIR
- the thrC gene encoding threonine synthase, whose amino-acid sequence is MKQIYYKSTRGNEKGVTSAEAISRGLSADGGLFVPTSIPKLNIQLKELMRMNYKQLALTIMKEFLTDYEEDELKECIHKAYDEKFDTHMIAPLVKQSRTYFLELYHGPTLAFKDMALSILPHLLKTAVKKLNNNKEMVILTATSGDTGKAALEGFANVEGTKIIVFFPEQGVSEIQKRQMVTQTGDNTFVIGIKGNFDDAQNGVKQILTDDNLLEKLEEKNSMFSSANSINIGRLIPQVVYYFYAYTQLYNMGDIKIGEEINFSVPTGNFGNILAGYYAKKMGLPIKKLICASNENKVLFDFINTGTYDKVRDFVITMSPSMDILISSNLERLLYSISGQNTEVIKNLMEDLNVNGKYEIDSTMIKELVDFYGGYATEEDTSKAITEVYKTANYVIDTHTAVSYAVYQKYLEETKDTTKTVIISTASPYKFTPDVMKSIDAKYIGLNDFELIKQLSKITNLDIPAGIVDLDKRPVLHKTKCEKDEMQRQIEKILNL
- a CDS encoding aspartate kinase, whose amino-acid sequence is MEVIVAKFGGSSLCDSEQFKKVKDIVLSDSRRAYVVPSAPGKRSKADYKITDLLYLCHEHVEKSLPFDELFKLIQERYTVLCSELNLSLDISKYLRELKEKIINGASEAYVASRGEYFNGLILAEYLGYEFIDAAEIIVFKKSGRLDEKATYDAVNKGLSQVKKAVIPGFYGASTDGEIRTFSRGGSDITGAIIAKGVWALVYENWTDVAGFLMADPNIVSNPKHIEEVTYKELRELSYMGANVFHEEAIFPVKNNGIPINIRNTNNPMEKGTTILNDKLEVKAGNITGIAGKKDFTVIAIEKTLMNRHIGYLRRILSILENNNVAFEHIPSGIDSISLVIDDAQLDNKLDIILEEIENQCKPDSLVAYPNMALIAVVGEGMIRTKGISAKLFSALSKNNINIRMINQGSSELSIFVGIENEDFENAIRAVYKTFEN
- a CDS encoding homoserine dehydrogenase, which produces MEKVKIAILGFGNVGTGVWKILQENKKEIMKRSNYEIEVAKILVKDINKKRDIQVSKEILTDDIDDIINDESIKIVVELIGGCGEAKDYMIRAMKAKKNIVTANKLVIANWSNELFKIAEEEKVLFYYEASVAGGIPIIREINESLTANRIQQIIGIINGTTNYILSKMTNDGISFEEALKEAKEKGYAEADPTSDVEGYDAVYKLAIMASLSFGTKVNHDAIYREGISNISSLDIEYAKKFGYTIKLLAIAKEENNKLELRVHPTLVPSNHPMANVNDVFNAIMIKGNAVGELMLYGRGAGDLPTGSAVVGDIISILRNNVKQADVSDTNEEVDFKEIKKPEQNESEFYIRLNVKDRAGVLGDTAAIFGKNNVSIISMTQDVRDEDDVPLAFITHKSVEADIRNSLEKIKLLENVNRVESIIRIESFN
- a CDS encoding helix-turn-helix transcriptional regulator; this translates as MEFLTIGEKIKNLRKILGIRQEELTTIGVSRNFISMVENNKRKLSLKTSELLIKTFKLKSKEIGMNLDIDKKYLLKSPQDEAMEYCIEKINDDLLIEEIDSLIDICNRYNLFDILSTLYVKKGNILYSSSKYSEAFTHYYDALVIYNSINSLEDKAFIYNKLGRCRLQTLEYFESMSFFTKAYNLSLIGNYKLVKKNSLYNISLVYKKLNKIDDALEHINKYINICDYDIDFFDIIDARILEANCYSSKNEYNITIQIYKEILNKKNQLKNSMLGNIYNNLALAYLEVNDCENSLFYFNKSQELREVSDKSKLHRTLIYKANVFIRNKIFNEATNLLTKGFDMSVVYKDLEYTILSFNMLEKIYIDLCDNKRLINLYEEMLEILGSRENIQSLLLIYTKISNKLALINIENNDIEKCKNRLQTLNKQINM
- a CDS encoding M4 family metallopeptidase gives rise to the protein MLSKKLVSLVVVSSLLFSGFVFPVHAKGNESNPPGFEKGKLSKQLSKDMKGVHQFFKENNIIIEDSVNQLAELKSSDDSLGFKHIKTQQMVKGIPVYGNEYIIHFNQNGEVYAINGKYDVNAKDAKINKGNFIGETKALEIAKAQVTFDELEAPPTTKLYLYNINDEYVPVYLVSLSFLSPTPGYWNFFVNAEDGTIIKQVNKISNVATTGTGLGVLGDTKTLNLNTATVKGKTQYQLVDTTKGALITTFTAANGTRTPGTTVFSTTNTINDKAAVDAHAYAGVVYDYYKSKFNRNSLDGLGMGIKSTVHYSRSYVNAFWNGTQMIYGDGDGVQAVALSGALDVVGHEMTHAVDENEANLIYEFQSGALNESLSDTFGAFIECYGQASKFDWLMGEDIWTPNIAGDALRDMSNPAKYGDPDNMSKFVVSPNTQAGDWGGVHTNSGIPNKACYLIASNPNVGINKAEQIYYRALANYLISASNFHDARVALVQSATDLYGASGSEVAAINAAWDAVGVN